The window CCGGGGTTTCTTGTTTTCGGCGGTTCTAGACTGCGCGCTTGGCGAACGACTTGACGATGTTCTTGGTCGCGGAGCTTGCTTTGAGGTCGCCGATATTTTTGCGATGCAGCCATTTGCAGGCCGCTATCTCGTTCTGCGGCGATGGCTTGGCGGATGGCTCAAGCACCGTCATGAAGATGTAGTGCGTGACCTGATCTTTTTCATACTCGGCCAGGTAAACA of the Paucimonas lemoignei genome contains:
- the rppH_2 gene encoding mutT/nudix family protein codes for the protein MKERATVICKRDGRILYVRKPKSRWALPGGKIEVGETPEQAAIRELTEETGLNDIKLVYLAEYEKDQVTHYIFMTVLEPSAKPSPQNEIAACKWLHRKNIGDLKASSATKNIVKSFAKRAV